The Anaerolineales bacterium region TCAATGGCGGCTCAGATTGGACAACCACAATCAACGCGTCAACATAGCCGGGGAGACCCGAAAACGGATTGTCTTTGTAACAACCAAACACCGTCACATCTGCCCCACTCGGAAAATACTCCGGCTTCTCCACCAGAGGAAGAACAACACCGATCTCCGTGGGTCCGATAAGTTGAAATACGAGGCGCTTAAACGGTCTTGACGCAAACGCGAGGAAAAAGTGATTAGACTCCCCCTCGTCTTTCGGCAGATAACTGGGATACAAACCCCGCCCGTGATATGCGACAGCGCCCTTTTGAAGAATAAAGGATTCCAAATCGCTGGCGGATAAGATCGAGTTTCCGTTTACAGCCGATTCTCGATATTCGAGCAATAACGCGTCGGATGTCGTTTCAAGATAGCGTGTCCGCGTCAGTAGTTGCCCCTTAGTCAACCCCAAGCTGATCCCGATCAAAACGAGCGAAACCGCCAATACGCCGCCCCACTGCAATCGGCCTGTACGATTCTTTGCCGATGATTCTGGACGATGGTCAACGTCAGAAGAGCCTGCGGGTACGAAAGAACGGCCACGCAGAATTTCCGCCAATTGCATCAAGCCTGCAGAGTAGAAAATGAGCGTGACCCAATCCACTGGTTGGATCAGCCTCCACCCCGATAATCGTCCAATCGAAACGCTCAAGTTATAGCCAATACCCAACAGCAAGGGAAGCGCCAGCAAGCCCCTGGATTTATTCCATGTGACCGCGATGCCGCCAGAAAGCAACAGCAAATTCAGCAGTAGAAATCCTCGCGCCTCACTGGGAAGTTCGCCAAGCCAGCCGGACCAATATGGCGTTCGCCTGACAAATTCAGTGGGCGTCTCAAGATACAACGATTGAGGCAGATACAAATAACTATAAATCGCATTATGAAAATAGTGAGCAGAAACGAAGCCCGCGACCACCCGAGGATGTTCGAGCAGAAAATCAAGAGGCTGGCTTTTGATTCGATCATAGTAAGCCTCGTCGGTTTCATTCGGCAGTCGTTTCGGGTTTTCAAAAGGATTTAGGCTATACAATCTAGCAATTTGAGTGGTATAGGTGGATACCGGAGTTTGGAGCGCAAACTTTCCCATAATTTCATAATTCCTCCACACCCAGACGCCAAGAACCAGAAACAAACCAAGAACGAACAAGAGCGCAGGTTCGAACAATTTCCTTGCCCAATCTTTGCTTCTTTTGTTCAGCCACACCGCCAATGCAATAAAGGGAATTAAAAGTAAGGCATGTCCCCGCGTAAGCACAAGAAAACCAAAGACTCCGCCAATGATCAGCGGCAGGATGCGGCGCTGGTCAGTCTTGCGAAGCCAATAGATCAAAAGTAAAGTCAGTAACAGGATCAATTCCATCGCAAAAATATCGCTCATCAGCAGTTTTGTGTGAGAGACAAGCACAACATTGGACAGCGATAAGCCATTGATTTCACGAAAGATCAACAAAACGCCCGCGATCAAACCTGCAGGGCGATTAACGACCAGGCGTACGATTAAAAATAACAATACTGGATTCAGAGCAAAGACTGCGATCTGGAGAAGTACGAGCAGATCATAA contains the following coding sequences:
- a CDS encoding glycosyltransferase family 39 protein, whose protein sequence is MLTRSSSEKGSAVIFGYSPYRAALLAGVVALLTILGFVLRRSMRQDFWRSPLGGSVDALLYRAGGAVSALLLGVSYVILFSSQSLLGDLAPFAERLYPIALWLGLLALQVIVQILFVERPASSTLTMMRVLAPGTIVALILTMSIVLFIAITKIGLTPDVDYWQGPGVPILFYQVMLACTAGMALSALETTVNQRFAFTPKHADWFLCILLWVGAFLSWSTFPVSPSYGSLAPRPPNFQSYPFADALLFDINAQNYWIGIPIPNDFWEKPFYSFFLALLHGIAGQNYDLLVLLQIAVFALNPVLLFLIVRLVVNRPAGLIAGVLLIFREINGLSLSNVVLVSHTKLLMSDIFAMELILLLTLLLIYWLRKTDQRRILPLIIGGVFGFLVLTRGHALLLIPFIALAVWLNKRSKDWARKLFEPALLFVLGLFLVLGVWVWRNYEIMGKFALQTPVSTYTTQIARLYSLNPFENPKRLPNETDEAYYDRIKSQPLDFLLEHPRVVAGFVSAHYFHNAIYSYLYLPQSLYLETPTEFVRRTPYWSGWLGELPSEARGFLLLNLLLLSGGIAVTWNKSRGLLALPLLLGIGYNLSVSIGRLSGWRLIQPVDWVTLIFYSAGLMQLAEILRGRSFVPAGSSDVDHRPESSAKNRTGRLQWGGVLAVSLVLIGISLGLTKGQLLTRTRYLETTSDALLLEYRESAVNGNSILSASDLESFILQKGAVAYHGRGLYPSYLPKDEGESNHFFLAFASRPFKRLVFQLIGPTEIGVVLPLVEKPEYFPSGADVTVFGCYKDNPFSGLPGYVDALIVVVQSEPPLIYTRTPAQPLVCPFPEIN